A region of Macaca fascicularis isolate 582-1 chromosome Y, T2T-MFA8v1.1 DNA encodes the following proteins:
- the LOC141409565 gene encoding uncharacterized protein, translated as MPKDGRPLTKTKGVKLFRSPREPAASESKKMKPNMKFLWRIIALYNIVTVYAGFGDPRKAKELLRKQYGQPCDCRGGQISEPPSDRITQVTCTGKTAYLMPNQLWKCKSTPRDTSPSGPLLECPCSSFQSSVHSSCYTSYQQCKSGNRTYYTTTLLKTQTGGINDVQVLGSTNKLVQSPCNGQKGKPVCWSTTAPIHISVGGGH; from the exons ATGCCAAAGGACGGTCGACCGCTAACAAAgacaaaaggagtcaaactcttccgatcaccgcgggaacctgccgcgtcagaatcgaag aaaatgaagcctaacatgaaattcctttggagaataatcgctctatataacatagtgacagtctatgcaggttttggtgaccctcgtaaggcaaaagaattattacgaaaacaatacggccagccttgtgactgcagagggggacaaatatctgaacctccgtcagatagaatcacccaggtgacctgcacgggcaagacagcttacctaatgccaaaccagttatggaaatgtaagtctaccccaagagatacctcacctagcgggccgctcctagaatgcccttgtagctctttccaatcttctgtacatagttcctgttatacatcctatcaacaatgcaaatcaggcaatagaacatattatacgaccacgttactaaaaacacaaactggaggcATCAATGACGTACAAGTATTAGGATCCACTAATAAACTTGTACAGTCTCCTTGTAATggccaaaaaggaaagcctgtttgtTGGAGCACTACCGCCCCCATTCACATTTCTGTTGGAGGAGGTCATTAG